The Acidimicrobiia bacterium region GCAACGCGCCGGTCCACTCGGGTGGCAAACCTTCGACGAGCTCGCTGCCCTCGGTCGTCTCGACGTGCAGCGGACCGAGGAAGTCGTCCTCGGTCCAGAGGTACGCCTCCTCGCAGAAGATCTCGAGCCTCCGACTCGACCCGCGCGACAGCACCTGGTGCCACACGCTCACGAGCTGCGCGGTCGAGTCGTTCGCGTACCGCAGCCTCACCGACGCGAGGTCTTCGATGCCGTCGTAACCGAACGCGTACGCGGTCGACGCCGACACCGAGATCGGATCGCCGAGGATCCAGCGCAACACGTCGACGTCGTGGATCGAGTGCTCGATGAGCGTGCCGCCGCCCGCGGCGTTGCGATCCTTGCGCCACGTCGAGCCGTACATGCCCTGGATCGGGAAGTACTGGTCGTCGCGCAGGTTCGTCGTCAGCGGCCGGCCGTAGCGACCGCTCGCGACGATGTCGGCCGCGGCGGCAAAGACCGGCGCGTACCGCAGCACGAGGCCGACCTGGTGCGGCACGCGCTCGAGCGCGGCGCTCACGGCCTCGCACGCCGACAGGGTCGGCGCCAGCGGCTTCTCGCAGAACACGGGCAGGTTGCGCGCGGCCGCGGCCTCGACCGCCGCGAGATGTCCGGCCGTCCACGTGCAGATCCAGACGACGTCGACGGCGTCGAGCAGCGCGTCGAGCGACGCGGTCGGTTCGCCACCGAGGTTCTTCGTGAGCTTCGCGGCGCGCGTGCCGTCGGCGTCGTACGCCGCGACGACCTCGCCTTGCACGAGGCTGGCGTCGGCCAGCTGCTTGAGCGCGTACGTGTGGACGGTGCCGATGTGCCCACACCCGACGATTCCGATCCTCACGTTCGCTCCTGCTCTCTGGTCGGGCTCGCGAGCTTCGCCCTCCGCGACGCCGCAGTCGCCGGCTCGGCCGGCCCGCACCGCGACCCGGCCGTTCTCGCGGGGACGAGCGCGGTCGAGCGGAGCGCGTCGTTTCCGAACCGCGCGCGCACCTCGTCGATCGCAGCCTCGACCGCGCCGCGCCGCTCGCGGTCGGTGTCCGGATCGTCACCGTCGAGGTCGAGCACACCCTGACGCTCCGACGGCGGTGCGAGCTGCGACGAGGACACACCGATGAGCCGGATGCCGGGCGCGACGTCGATCGGCGCGAGGAGCTCGCGCGCGATGGCCGCGATCTCCGTCGAGAGCGCGGTCGACGCGGGTTGCGTGCGCGAGCGCGTGATCGTCGTGAAGTCGCCGAAGCGCAGCTTGAGTGTGATCGTGCGCGCTTCGAGACCCGACTTCCGCAATCGACCCGCGACGCGATCCGACAACCGAACGATCTCGCGCTCGAGCGCGGCGCGCTCGCGAATGTCGGTCGGGAACGTCTCTTCGTTGCCGATCGACTTCGTCTCGTGCTCGGGCGTGACCGGCCGCTCGTCGATGTTGCGCGCGAGCTGCGCGAGATGCGTGCCGTGCGCTTCACCGAGCGCCGACACGACCGCCGCCTCCGGCAGCGCGGCGATGTCGCCGACCGTCTTCACACCGATCGCCTCGAGCCGTTGCAGGGTCGCGGGCCCGACACCCCACAGCCGGCTGATCGGCAGCGGGTGCAGGAACGCGGCTTCGCCTCCGGGTTCGACGACGAGCAGGCCGTCGGGCTTCGAGAGGTCGCTCGCGATCTTGGCGAGGAACTTCGTGGTGGCCACGCCGACCGACGCGATCAGCCCCGTTTCCTCACGGATTCTCCGCCGAGCGTCGCGCGCGATGGTCGGGCCGTCGCCGAGCCGGCGGCGCGCGCCGTCGACGTCGAGGAACGCCTCGTCGAGCGAGAGCGGCTCGACCAGCGGCGTGATCGAGCGCATGATCTCCATCACCCGCACGCTGAAGCCCTCGTACTCCGCGAACCTCGGTGCGAGGAACACCGCGTGCGGGCAGGCTCGGCGCGCCACGGCCATCGGCATCGCGGAGTGCACGCCGTACTCGCGCACCTCGTAGCTCGCCGCCGCCACGACGCCGCGCGGCCCGAGCCCGCCGACGACGACCGGCTTCCCGCGCAGGGTCGGATCGAGAAGTTGCTCGACCGACGCGTAGAACGCGTCGAGGTCGATGTGCAGGATGGACGCGTCTTCGCGCACTCCCGTCAGTGCCTCGTCACGTGGAGCTCGGTGCGGGCCTTGCCGCGCACCTCGTAGTGGAACTGCCGGTGCGGGGCGACGACCTCCCACCGTTGCGCGAGCCATTCCGCGAGCGGCTCGCGCACCCACTGCGCGCAGGTCGCGAGGCGGTCGTCGAGCAACGCGGCGGGCACGAACTCGGCCTCGACGACGATGCCGTCGGGATCGTCGACGGTGACCTCACCCTCGTACGCGGCGACCCGCCACACCTCGCAGCGCATGCGCCAGCCCATGTCGGGCGCGAACGCGTGCACCTCGTACACCGGTCCCTCCCACGCGGTGACGACGAGGCCCGTCTCCTCCAGCACTTCGCGCGCGAGCCCATGCAGCACCGACGCGTCGTCGTCGTCGACGACCCCGCCGGGCGTGCTCCAGTCCTCGAACCCGCCCCGGCGCACGTTGCGCACCATGAGCAGACCCTCGTCCGTCTCGAGCAGCGCGCCCGCCACGGTCCACTGCCGCTCACTCACGCATCGCAGTTTGGCACGAACCGGGTCACGCGCAGGCGGCCGCATACGATCCGCACGTGGAAACTCCGGGCGCCGAGGAACCGGGTGGCGAGGAGCCACAGGAGCCGAGCGGCGACGAGGAGATCGCGATCCCGCCGAACCTGCCGCGACGCGGGCCGTTGTTCGTCGCGTTCGCCGCGGTGACGCTGTGCGGGATCCTCGGCGGGTTGATCGGGTACGGGCTGGTCGACACGAGCTGCGTCGAGAAGGCGTCGCTCCTCGAGCGGTTGCTCGAGCAGGTTCGCGGCTACCACCCCGCGACGCATCACTGCGGAGTGGCGCGCGCGAGCGGATCGGTCGTCGGCGCGGTGCTCGCGGCGCTCGGCGCGGGTGTCATCGCCGTCCTCATGCTGCGCGCGATGGCGGAGTGGCGCTTCCATCATCCCGAGGGTGGCCCGCAGCCGGGCTGACATGACGCCGACTCCTCCGCCCGGTTTCTACGAGTGGCTCGACTTCAACTCGCCGATGTCGAGCGAGCTCGCCGACAGCCTCGCCGCGTCGCTCGCGCGCACGCGTCCCGCGGCCGTGGTCGACATCGGGTGCGGGTGGGCCGAGCTCCTGTTGCGCGTGCTCGCGGCCGCGCCGGACGCGCGCGGCGTCGGCATCGACGAGAACGAGACCGCGCGGGCGCGGGCGCGCACGAACGCGACCGCGCGCGGCCTCGCCTCCCGCGTGGATTTCGAGAACGCGCTGCCGGCCGCGCCCCGAGTCGCACCCGACGTCGTGATCTGCGTCGGTGCCGACCACATCTTCGGCGATCAACGCGACGCGCTCGAAGCACTCGCGCGCACGGTCGCGGCGGGCGGGCGCGTGCTGTTCGGCACGGGCTTCTGGGAACGTCCGCCGAGCGTCGAGGAAGCGGCCGGGTTGGGCGCGGTTCCCGACGACTTCCTCCCGCTCCCCGATCTCGTCGACCTCGCACTCTCGTTCGGCTTCCGTCTGCTCGATCTGCGCACCGCGACGCGCCGCGAGTGGGAGGAGTTCGAGCTCGGCTACCTCGCCGATTGGGAGGAGTGGCTCCTGCGGTGGCCGAACGACCCGGGCGCGGCGGAGATCCGCGAGCGCGCCGACGCGCATCGCACCGGCTACCTGCGCGGCTACCGCGACGTGCTCGGCTTTGCGTACCTCACGCTGGGCGTGCCCGCGCGCTGACTACCAGGTCAGGCCGAGGGTCTCGCGCATCGTCGCCTCGAAGGTCGCGTCGTCGAGCTGCGCACGAACCGTCGTGACGAGCTCGGCGTCGGCGCCGACCGGGTGCCGGAGCGTGTGCGTCTTCGCCTCGATCGCGTCGGCGATCCTCGCGGCCACGACCTCGGCGCCGTCGGTCGCGTCGTTGGGCGGCAGCTTCGTGCGCGCCACGTCCCACTGACGCGCGAGCTCGTCGTAGGGCCCGCCCTCGCGCCCGTACATCACTTCGTTCGCGCCGAACTGTGTCTCGAACATGCCGGGCTCGATCATCACGACACGGATGCCGAAGTGGCCGACCTCGTAGTGCAGCGCCTCGCTCAACCCCTCGACGCCGAACTTCGTCGCCGAGTAGAAGCCGTCGAACGGTGGCGCGACCCGGCCCGCGAGTGAGGTGACGTTCACGATGGTGCCGCTCTCGCGCTCGCGCATCTGCGGCAGCACGGCCTGGATCATGCGGATGACACCGAACACGTTCGTCTCGAACATGCGCTTGACCTCGGCGAGCGGAACGCTCTCGACCGGACCGATCACGCCGAAGCCCGCGTTGTTCACGAGCACGTCGACACGCCCCGCAGCTGCGACCGCGGCCGCGACCGAGTCGTCGGAGTCGACGTCGAGCGCGAGCTTCGCGGCGACGTCGAGGTCGTCGAGCGTCGCGGGCTTGCGCGCCGTCGCGACGACTTCGAAGCCGCGCTTCGTGAGCTCGATCGCGGTGGCACGACCGATGCCGGTCGAACAACCGGTGACCAGGGCGCGGGGCATGAGGGTCTCCTTAGAGCGAACGGATCGCGCGACAGGCACGGTCGATGCCCGCGTCGTCGACATCCTTGTGGGTGACGAACCGGTACGTCGAGGGGTCGAGCGTGCCCGCGAGCACGCCGGCCGACTCCAGCCGGTCGAGCGCGTGCTCGGGAAGCGCCGGGATCGGGCAGCAGACCACGTTCGTCCGCACCGAGTCGGGGTCGATCGAGCCCGGAAACCGCTCGGCCA contains the following coding sequences:
- a CDS encoding Gfo/Idh/MocA family oxidoreductase gives rise to the protein MRIGIVGCGHIGTVHTYALKQLADASLVQGEVVAAYDADGTRAAKLTKNLGGEPTASLDALLDAVDVVWICTWTAGHLAAVEAAAARNLPVFCEKPLAPTLSACEAVSAALERVPHQVGLVLRYAPVFAAAADIVASGRYGRPLTTNLRDDQYFPIQGMYGSTWRKDRNAAGGGTLIEHSIHDVDVLRWILGDPISVSASTAYAFGYDGIEDLASVRLRYANDSTAQLVSVWHQVLSRGSSRRLEIFCEEAYLWTEDDFLGPLHVETTEGSELVEGLPPEWTGALHVPEVYEKAVAHYASQAKHFLDALAVGGTGARGFPGASEALAAHRIVDAAYRSAAQGSAPMDL
- a CDS encoding DNA polymerase IV, whose translation is MREDASILHIDLDAFYASVEQLLDPTLRGKPVVVGGLGPRGVVAAASYEVREYGVHSAMPMAVARRACPHAVFLAPRFAEYEGFSVRVMEIMRSITPLVEPLSLDEAFLDVDGARRRLGDGPTIARDARRRIREETGLIASVGVATTKFLAKIASDLSKPDGLLVVEPGGEAAFLHPLPISRLWGVGPATLQRLEAIGVKTVGDIAALPEAAVVSALGEAHGTHLAQLARNIDERPVTPEHETKSIGNEETFPTDIRERAALEREIVRLSDRVAGRLRKSGLEARTITLKLRFGDFTTITRSRTQPASTALSTEIAAIARELLAPIDVAPGIRLIGVSSSQLAPPSERQGVLDLDGDDPDTDRERRGAVEAAIDEVRARFGNDALRSTALVPARTAGSRCGPAEPATAASRRAKLASPTREQERT
- a CDS encoding NUDIX hydrolase, which encodes MSERQWTVAGALLETDEGLLMVRNVRRGGFEDWSTPGGVVDDDDASVLHGLAREVLEETGLVVTAWEGPVYEVHAFAPDMGWRMRCEVWRVAAYEGEVTVDDPDGIVVEAEFVPAALLDDRLATCAQWVREPLAEWLAQRWEVVAPHRQFHYEVRGKARTELHVTRH
- a CDS encoding methyltransferase, producing the protein MTPTPPPGFYEWLDFNSPMSSELADSLAASLARTRPAAVVDIGCGWAELLLRVLAAAPDARGVGIDENETARARARTNATARGLASRVDFENALPAAPRVAPDVVICVGADHIFGDQRDALEALARTVAAGGRVLFGTGFWERPPSVEEAAGLGAVPDDFLPLPDLVDLALSFGFRLLDLRTATRREWEEFELGYLADWEEWLLRWPNDPGAAEIRERADAHRTGYLRGYRDVLGFAYLTLGVPAR
- a CDS encoding SDR family oxidoreductase, with translation MPRALVTGCSTGIGRATAIELTKRGFEVVATARKPATLDDLDVAAKLALDVDSDDSVAAAVAAAGRVDVLVNNAGFGVIGPVESVPLAEVKRMFETNVFGVIRMIQAVLPQMRERESGTIVNVTSLAGRVAPPFDGFYSATKFGVEGLSEALHYEVGHFGIRVVMIEPGMFETQFGANEVMYGREGGPYDELARQWDVARTKLPPNDATDGAEVVAARIADAIEAKTHTLRHPVGADAELVTTVRAQLDDATFEATMRETLGLTW